A section of the Bryobacteraceae bacterium genome encodes:
- the udk gene encoding uridine kinase yields the protein MAAEPGPAPSRLVGIAGPSCAGKTELARWLGARLGAPVLNLDHYYIDLAHLPLEERAKTNFDEPAAVDREAILEDVAALGRGEPVTAPLYDFSTHARARGGERIVPAGLVVVEGLFALYWPELRKHFFVKLFVDAPDALCLARRLERDVRERGRTPESVLRQFESTVRPGAERFIRPTRAYADLVLSGEEELDVRGARALALVRARLGSEP from the coding sequence ATGGCCGCCGAGCCCGGGCCTGCGCCCTCGCGCCTGGTGGGCATCGCCGGCCCTTCCTGCGCCGGCAAGACCGAGCTGGCGCGCTGGCTCGGCGCGCGGCTCGGCGCGCCAGTGCTGAACCTGGACCATTACTACATCGATCTGGCGCACCTGCCGCTCGAGGAGCGCGCGAAGACCAATTTTGACGAGCCCGCGGCCGTCGACCGCGAGGCCATCCTCGAGGACGTGGCCGCGCTGGGCCGCGGCGAGCCCGTCACCGCGCCGCTGTACGATTTTTCCACCCACGCGCGCGCCCGCGGCGGCGAACGGATCGTTCCCGCCGGCCTCGTTGTCGTCGAAGGGCTGTTTGCGCTCTACTGGCCGGAGCTGCGTAAACATTTCTTTGTGAAATTGTTTGTGGACGCGCCGGACGCGCTCTGCCTGGCCCGCCGCCTGGAGCGCGACGTCCGCGAGCGCGGCCGCACGCCGGAGAGCGTGCTCCGGCAGTTTGAATCGACCGTCCGGCCCGGCGCCGAACGCTTCATCCGCCCGACGCGCGCGTACGCCGATCTGGTCCTTTCGGGCGAGGAAGAGCTCGACGTGCGCGGCGCCCGGGCGCTCGCGCTCGTCCGCGCCCGGCTCGGATCTGAGCCTTGA
- a CDS encoding saccharopine dehydrogenase, with translation MPSCPEVAVVGCGLIGRAMVFDLCREFDVAAVDRSAEALASVAHLPCRAIQADALAPGVLEELVRDSRLVLSAMPGAVGYALLERLIELGRDTVDISFTAENPTALHERAAARGVTVVVDCGVCPGLSNIAAAHAARRRFERLEKYVCYVGGLPARPEPPWYYRNPFAAESVIDEYTRPCRFRVDGREVTLEPLSGAETVEFPETGPLVAFHTDGIRTLLRSLPEVPTLVEKTLRHPQHYEFIVRLRDAGFFAPDVRPMLETVCRRAWRFAPGEADLTVMRLVLEGSMSGARTRLLVDLVDHYDAAHGLLSMARTTAFTATAAARLILEGRFRRPGVHPPEALGFDGGLYERLLALLEQRGIRFTERREPAGSA, from the coding sequence ATGCCATCCTGTCCGGAGGTCGCCGTTGTCGGCTGCGGCCTCATCGGCCGCGCCATGGTTTTCGATCTGTGCCGCGAGTTCGATGTCGCCGCCGTGGACCGCAGCGCCGAAGCGCTCGCCTCGGTCGCCCACCTCCCCTGCCGGGCCATCCAGGCCGACGCGCTCGCCCCGGGCGTGCTGGAAGAGCTCGTGCGGGACTCGCGCCTGGTGCTCTCCGCCATGCCCGGCGCCGTGGGCTACGCGCTGCTGGAGCGGCTGATCGAGCTTGGCAGGGACACCGTGGACATCTCCTTCACCGCGGAGAACCCAACGGCGCTCCATGAGCGGGCCGCGGCCCGCGGCGTCACCGTGGTCGTTGACTGCGGTGTCTGTCCCGGCCTGTCCAACATCGCCGCCGCCCATGCCGCGCGGCGCCGGTTCGAGCGGTTGGAGAAATATGTGTGCTACGTCGGCGGCCTGCCCGCCCGGCCCGAGCCGCCGTGGTATTACCGCAATCCGTTCGCCGCCGAAAGCGTGATCGACGAGTATACGCGTCCGTGCCGCTTCCGCGTGGACGGCCGTGAGGTCACGCTCGAGCCGCTTTCCGGCGCCGAGACGGTCGAGTTTCCCGAAACCGGCCCGTTGGTGGCATTCCATACCGACGGCATCCGCACGCTGCTGCGTTCGCTGCCCGAGGTGCCGACGCTCGTCGAAAAGACCCTCCGCCACCCGCAGCACTACGAATTCATCGTGCGCCTGCGCGATGCCGGCTTCTTTGCGCCCGACGTCCGGCCGATGCTCGAAACCGTCTGCCGCCGCGCCTGGCGCTTCGCGCCCGGCGAGGCCGACCTCACGGTGATGCGTCTTGTGCTGGAAGGCTCGATGAGCGGCGCGCGGACGCGCCTGCTCGTGGACCTGGTCGATCACTACGACGCGGCCCACGGGCTGCTTTCCATGGCGCGAACCACCGCGTTCACCGCTACCGCCGCGGCCCGCCTGATTCTGGAAGGGCGTTTCCGCCGGCCGGGCGTGCACCCGCCGGAGGCGCTGGGCTTCGACGGCGGCCTGTATGAGCGGCTGCTGGCCCTGCTGGAGCAGCGCGGCATCCGCTTCACCGAGCGGCGCGAGCCGGCCGGCTCGGCTTGA